From one Rhizobium leguminosarum genomic stretch:
- a CDS encoding FkbM family methyltransferase — MPGKPWLTAKYWSRRLRKARNAAASRFFDTRVGRRLLIENIGPRVVSMTVDAGDHVLTFSPSDYIGRKVFRKGHFEREAVDRLIVILRERGLLRKDATLLEIGGNIGTQTVYFALSATYANIVSIEPDPRNFPLLALNIRQNRLEEKVRLVNCAAGENEGEIDFFLNRNNHGKSSAIRQSTTDKKISVPVKPVPEILAGLSIDPAEIGLVWMDIEGYEPVACRSMQPLLARRVPLYMEFTPLFYGAEGTEAFTTMLSGFYEDCLVIFEDREQEMKVCDLPGDYDQYNVLFLPTT; from the coding sequence ATGCCCGGCAAACCGTGGCTCACCGCCAAATATTGGAGCCGTCGCCTGCGCAAGGCGCGCAATGCCGCGGCCTCGCGCTTCTTCGATACCCGCGTCGGCCGCCGCCTGCTGATCGAAAATATCGGCCCGCGCGTCGTCTCGATGACGGTCGACGCCGGCGATCACGTGCTGACCTTTTCGCCTTCCGACTATATCGGCCGCAAGGTCTTCCGGAAGGGCCATTTCGAGCGCGAGGCGGTCGACCGGCTGATCGTCATCCTGCGCGAGCGCGGCCTCTTGCGAAAGGATGCGACGCTGCTCGAGATCGGCGGCAATATCGGCACCCAGACCGTCTACTTCGCCTTGAGCGCCACCTACGCCAATATTGTCAGCATTGAGCCCGATCCGCGCAATTTTCCGCTGCTTGCCCTCAACATCCGGCAGAACCGGCTGGAGGAGAAGGTCCGCCTCGTCAATTGCGCCGCCGGCGAGAACGAAGGCGAAATCGACTTTTTCCTCAACCGCAACAATCACGGCAAGAGCAGCGCCATCCGCCAAAGCACGACGGACAAGAAGATCAGCGTGCCTGTGAAACCGGTTCCCGAGATCCTCGCCGGACTTTCGATCGACCCGGCCGAAATTGGCCTCGTTTGGATGGATATCGAGGGTTACGAACCGGTCGCCTGCCGCTCAATGCAGCCACTGCTTGCCCGCCGGGTGCCGCTCTATATGGAGTTCACCCCGCTCTTCTACGGAGCGGAGGGAACCGAAGCCTTCACAACAATGCTGTCCGGCTTCTATGAGGATTGCCTCGTCATCTTCGAGGACCGCGAGCAAGAGATGAAGGTTTGCGACCTGCCGGGTGATTACGATCAGTACAACGTGCTGTTTCTGCCGACCACATGA
- a CDS encoding adenylate/guanylate cyclase domain-containing protein has product MTTVSATGILSERTIRRARLGSGLVIFVFVLLHLSNHAVGLISVSAADKAARLFMAIWRNPLGTAIFYSSVLIHIALVLRAIYMRRSLVMPKGEMAQIVLGLLIPLLLIDHVIGTRIAHELYGYIDDYETVVGSLWIRAPGNGLRQALGLVAVWIHGCIGLHFWLRYRSWYPGLAPLLLALAILVPVLSLLGFVEMGRTLADPSYQQAIANSPYKATVNTRYASNPEVIRQVSAIRAGLYGAFSASLLIVVAARARRRLKERLDQVAVHYPGGEVIRVPRGFSVLEASRLGGLPHYSVCGGKGQCSTCRVQILGDYDSLPVPDKMEQTTLRRINAGPDVRLACQLRPNRDVAVAPLLVPALEAALPVNSQETSPGREREIAVLFVDIRHFTTLTETRLPFDVVFLLNRYFAIIGKAVEQAGGRLDKFIGDGAMALFGLNTAPEEACRQALSAAAAIVAEIDKLAAELAEELALPLRIAIGIHTGPAVVGTMGYGRVRSMTAIGDTVNVASRLESAAKEFEAAIVISEPVATLSGADLAGIESREISVRGRALPLKVYVIPREKAAEPLKGND; this is encoded by the coding sequence ATGACGACGGTCTCGGCCACAGGGATTTTATCAGAGCGTACGATCAGAAGGGCGAGGCTCGGTTCCGGCCTCGTCATTTTCGTCTTCGTCCTGCTGCATTTGTCGAACCATGCGGTCGGCCTGATTTCGGTTTCCGCCGCCGATAAAGCCGCCCGGCTGTTCATGGCGATCTGGCGCAATCCTCTCGGTACCGCCATCTTCTATTCGTCGGTTCTCATCCATATCGCGCTGGTGCTGCGCGCCATCTATATGCGCCGCAGCCTCGTCATGCCAAAGGGCGAAATGGCGCAGATCGTGCTCGGCCTGCTGATCCCGCTGCTTCTGATCGATCACGTCATCGGCACGCGCATCGCCCACGAGCTCTATGGCTATATCGATGACTACGAGACGGTCGTCGGTTCGCTGTGGATCAGGGCTCCGGGGAATGGTCTGCGCCAGGCGCTGGGTCTCGTCGCCGTCTGGATCCATGGCTGCATCGGCCTGCATTTCTGGCTGCGCTACCGCTCCTGGTATCCGGGTCTGGCGCCGCTGCTGCTGGCGCTGGCGATCCTCGTGCCGGTGCTCTCGCTGCTCGGCTTCGTCGAAATGGGCCGCACGCTCGCCGACCCGTCCTATCAGCAGGCGATCGCCAACAGCCCCTATAAGGCGACGGTCAACACCCGTTACGCCTCGAACCCGGAGGTTATCCGTCAGGTCTCGGCGATCCGCGCCGGGCTCTACGGCGCTTTCTCGGCCTCGCTGCTGATCGTCGTTGCCGCCCGCGCCCGGCGCAGGCTGAAGGAGCGCCTCGACCAGGTGGCCGTGCATTATCCGGGTGGCGAGGTCATCCGTGTGCCGCGCGGCTTCTCGGTGCTGGAAGCAAGCCGGCTCGGCGGCCTGCCGCATTATTCCGTCTGCGGCGGCAAGGGCCAGTGTTCCACCTGCCGTGTGCAGATCCTCGGCGATTACGACAGCCTGCCCGTCCCCGACAAGATGGAACAGACGACGCTGAGGCGCATCAATGCCGGCCCGGATGTTCGGCTGGCCTGCCAGCTTCGCCCGAACCGCGATGTGGCGGTGGCGCCGCTTCTGGTGCCGGCGCTCGAAGCGGCCCTTCCCGTCAACAGCCAGGAAACCAGCCCCGGCCGCGAGCGTGAGATCGCCGTGCTCTTCGTCGATATCCGCCATTTCACCACGCTGACGGAAACGCGTCTGCCCTTCGACGTCGTCTTCCTGCTGAACCGCTATTTCGCCATCATCGGCAAGGCGGTGGAGCAGGCGGGCGGGCGGCTCGACAAGTTCATCGGCGACGGCGCCATGGCGCTTTTCGGCCTCAACACCGCGCCGGAGGAAGCCTGCCGCCAGGCGCTCAGCGCCGCCGCGGCGATCGTCGCCGAGATCGATAAACTCGCAGCGGAATTGGCCGAAGAACTGGCGCTGCCGCTGCGCATCGCGATCGGCATCCACACCGGCCCGGCCGTCGTCGGCACAATGGGCTATGGCCGGGTGCGCAGCATGACGGCGATCGGCGATACCGTCAATGTTGCGAGCCGGCTGGAAAGTGCTGCCAAGGAATTCGAAGCGGCGATCGTCATTTCCGAACCGGTGGCGACCCTTTCCGGCGCCGACCTCGCCGGCATCGAAAGCCGTGAAATCAGCGTGCGCGGCCGGGCCCTGCCCTTGAAAGTCTACGTCATTCCGAGAGAGAAGGCGGCAGAACCGCTTAAAGGAAACGACTGA
- a CDS encoding glycosyltransferase family 4 protein, whose protein sequence is MRVAFYAPMKSPNHPVPSGDRLMARLLIRALELAGHQVEVISEFRTYAATPEAAAALEPAIGAELKRLREGWTSTPRPELWFCYHPYYKSPDPFGPVISAEFAIPYVTAEASYAAKRDSTGWAGVQKSVGEAILQAAVNISFTARDRAGLSAAFPQARLASLNPFIDTALFERVSPAPDPLRLMTVAMMRSGDKMESYAMLAKALRLIEHRPWTLAVIGDGPMRHEVQALFAGFTTGRIEWLGERDGADIAELLGRGGVYVWPGCGEAYGLAYLEAQSAGLPVVAQDTAGVPDVVEAGVTGLLTGDGDVAAYAAAVAALLDDGERRDAMGKAARRFVLGQRSLATAAEILDGILQDNAATGVRR, encoded by the coding sequence ATGCGGGTGGCTTTCTACGCGCCGATGAAATCGCCGAACCATCCGGTGCCGTCAGGCGACCGGCTGATGGCGCGGCTGTTGATCCGGGCGCTGGAGCTCGCCGGTCATCAGGTCGAGGTCATCTCGGAATTCCGCACCTATGCCGCAACACCGGAGGCGGCAGCCGCGCTCGAACCGGCGATCGGTGCCGAACTGAAGCGACTGCGGGAAGGATGGACTTCGACGCCGCGACCTGAGCTGTGGTTCTGCTACCACCCCTATTACAAATCGCCCGATCCCTTCGGACCGGTGATTTCTGCCGAATTCGCCATTCCCTATGTCACCGCCGAAGCCTCCTATGCAGCCAAACGCGACAGTACCGGCTGGGCAGGCGTGCAGAAATCAGTCGGGGAGGCGATCCTGCAGGCGGCGGTCAATATCAGCTTCACCGCGCGTGACCGGGCCGGGCTTTCGGCCGCCTTTCCGCAGGCGCGGCTTGCCAGTCTCAATCCCTTCATCGACACGGCGCTGTTCGAGAGGGTCTCACCGGCGCCCGATCCGCTGCGGTTGATGACGGTGGCGATGATGCGGTCGGGCGACAAGATGGAGAGTTATGCGATGCTTGCAAAAGCGTTGCGGCTGATCGAACACCGGCCCTGGACGCTTGCCGTCATCGGCGATGGGCCAATGCGCCACGAGGTGCAGGCGCTGTTTGCCGGTTTTACCACCGGCCGCATCGAATGGCTGGGCGAGCGGGATGGGGCCGATATCGCCGAATTGCTTGGACGCGGCGGCGTCTATGTCTGGCCTGGTTGCGGCGAGGCCTATGGTCTTGCCTATCTGGAAGCCCAGTCTGCCGGCCTGCCTGTCGTGGCGCAGGACACGGCGGGGGTTCCCGATGTGGTCGAGGCTGGCGTGACCGGCCTGCTGACGGGAGATGGCGATGTCGCCGCCTATGCCGCGGCCGTGGCTGCCCTGCTTGACGACGGGGAAAGGCGCGACGCCATGGGTAAGGCAGCGCGGCGCTTCGTGCTCGGGCAACGCTCGCTGGCGACGGCGGCGGAGATATTGGACGGAATTTTGCAGGACAATGCTGCAACAGGAGTAAGGCGATGA
- a CDS encoding polysaccharide deacetylase family protein — MTDKTIWEPLRRELDRWHTAGRVARFWLRDDDAVEPTPALERLLASTGESTVPLTLAVIPGLTGEALAARLAGEAGVTVAMHGWSHTNHARPDAKKQELGGDRPADVVLGELGEGFRLLKRLYPTRFLPVLVPPWNRIDAALIPALPRLGFAALSVYGRARQGGPIPLLNTHVDIIDWHGTRGGRSEEELVAELVAELGNRFTGSDETIGVLTHHLVHDAAAWDFLSALFATTGRHPAVHWSAASALLKP; from the coding sequence ATGACCGACAAGACGATCTGGGAGCCGCTGCGCCGCGAGCTTGACCGCTGGCACACCGCCGGCCGGGTGGCCCGCTTCTGGCTGCGGGATGACGATGCCGTCGAGCCGACGCCGGCGCTGGAGAGGCTGCTGGCATCGACGGGCGAGAGCACGGTGCCGCTGACGCTTGCCGTCATTCCGGGCCTGACCGGCGAGGCATTGGCCGCGCGGCTGGCGGGGGAGGCGGGCGTCACCGTCGCCATGCATGGCTGGTCGCATACGAACCATGCGAGGCCGGATGCGAAGAAGCAGGAACTCGGCGGTGATCGGCCGGCAGACGTCGTGCTCGGCGAGTTGGGCGAAGGGTTCCGGCTGTTGAAGCGGCTCTATCCCACCCGCTTCCTGCCGGTGCTGGTGCCGCCGTGGAACCGGATCGACGCGGCCCTCATCCCGGCGTTGCCCAGGCTCGGGTTTGCAGCCCTTTCGGTCTATGGGCGGGCAAGGCAGGGCGGCCCGATACCGCTTCTCAACACCCATGTCGACATCATCGACTGGCACGGCACCCGCGGCGGGCGGAGCGAAGAGGAACTGGTGGCCGAGTTGGTGGCGGAGCTTGGCAACCGGTTTACCGGCAGCGACGAGACTATCGGCGTGCTCACCCACCATCTGGTGCATGACGCGGCCGCATGGGATTTCCTGTCGGCCTTGTTTGCGACGACGGGCCGGCATCCTGCCGTCCACTGGTCGGCGGCATCGGCACTTCTCAAGCCGTGA
- a CDS encoding GFA family protein, with protein MTVLSGKCLCGQMHISVRGEPLRVGICHCMDCRKESGSAFTFYGIWPSSQFEHWGETGEFQGRHFCTGCGSRLFSVDAQEAEIKLGILSEAPTALVPGYELWIKRREPWLRPVEGAEQFEEDRR; from the coding sequence ATGACCGTACTTTCCGGAAAGTGCCTTTGCGGGCAGATGCACATCTCTGTTCGCGGCGAACCTCTCCGCGTTGGAATCTGCCACTGCATGGACTGCAGAAAGGAAAGCGGTTCGGCCTTTACCTTCTATGGGATCTGGCCTTCCAGCCAGTTCGAACACTGGGGGGAAACTGGCGAATTCCAAGGCCGGCATTTCTGCACCGGCTGTGGCTCGCGGCTGTTTTCTGTCGATGCGCAAGAGGCGGAAATCAAACTCGGCATCCTGTCCGAAGCTCCGACGGCCCTCGTGCCGGGCTATGAACTCTGGATCAAGCGCCGCGAACCGTGGCTGCGGCCGGTCGAAGGCGCCGAGCAGTTTGAGGAGGACCGCAGGTGA
- a CDS encoding AraC family transcriptional regulator encodes MTDPIAEVVSLLKPIPSISKLVIGGGLWLVERTELGSPFYCAVVEGRCRMTVTGREPMLLTAGDFVLVPEVFSFTMSSLEPPPRGALAQRLETSPGVFRLGDPDAPAEIKAMVGHCAFGSDDKALLVSLLPEVIHVRGEDRLTMLVRMINDETRHDRTAREMVLRRLLEVLLIEALRSTGGAAAPPGLLRGMADPQLAPTLRRIHEHPGRSITVEALAQDSAMSRSTFFERFRREVGVAPMEYATGWRMALAKQLLRSDVATAEIAQRVGYGSASAFSVAFSRHVGTSPGAYARSNALG; translated from the coding sequence ATGACCGACCCAATTGCAGAAGTGGTTTCCCTGCTGAAGCCAATCCCGTCGATATCCAAATTGGTGATAGGCGGCGGCCTTTGGCTCGTCGAGCGCACTGAGCTCGGAAGCCCCTTCTATTGCGCCGTGGTCGAAGGTCGTTGTCGGATGACCGTCACTGGCCGTGAGCCGATGCTGCTGACGGCGGGTGACTTCGTGCTGGTTCCGGAAGTCTTCTCGTTCACGATGAGCAGCTTGGAACCACCGCCTCGCGGAGCGCTTGCGCAGCGTCTTGAAACCAGTCCGGGTGTATTCCGGTTGGGAGACCCTGATGCGCCGGCCGAGATCAAGGCAATGGTTGGACATTGTGCTTTTGGCTCGGATGACAAGGCTCTTCTCGTCTCGCTGTTGCCGGAGGTCATTCATGTCCGCGGTGAAGACCGCCTAACCATGTTGGTCCGGATGATAAACGACGAAACGCGACACGACCGGACCGCCCGAGAAATGGTGCTTCGCCGGTTGTTGGAGGTGCTGTTGATTGAGGCGCTACGCTCAACGGGCGGTGCGGCTGCGCCACCGGGCCTCTTGCGCGGCATGGCCGATCCGCAGCTGGCGCCCACATTGCGCCGGATTCACGAACATCCAGGTCGCAGTATAACCGTGGAAGCACTGGCGCAGGATTCAGCCATGTCACGTTCAACTTTCTTTGAGCGGTTCCGGAGAGAGGTTGGCGTGGCCCCCATGGAATACGCAACTGGCTGGCGGATGGCACTGGCAAAGCAACTCCTTCGCAGTGATGTTGCAACGGCAGAGATTGCACAACGCGTTGGCTATGGCTCGGCAAGCGCGTTTAGCGTGGCATTTAGCCGGCACGTGGGAACATCGCCCGGGGCCTATGCACGATCAAATGCTCTTGGGTAA
- a CDS encoding SDR family oxidoreductase, which produces MPKILITGCSSGFGLAIAHTFLQAGWDVAATMRTPRTDLLPDTESLRVIALDVTNAESITRAVETAGPIDALVNNAGVGMLNVLEGAEMSNVRDLFETNVFGAIALTKAVLPQMRVRGAGVIVNVSSSVTIKPLPALSVYSASKAALNAFTESLALEAALFGVRTRLVLPGSAPTTAFGKNAVARMGIEIPQPYSAFVHDYLTALRTGTEVTTPEDVAQAVWRAVTEPDAPMRSPAGADAQTWFRETGRPVA; this is translated from the coding sequence ATGCCAAAGATCCTCATCACCGGTTGCTCTTCCGGATTCGGGCTCGCCATCGCGCACACCTTCCTGCAGGCCGGATGGGACGTGGCTGCGACCATGCGCACCCCGCGGACCGACCTGCTACCGGATACTGAAAGCCTTAGAGTGATTGCGTTGGATGTTACCAATGCGGAAAGCATCACAAGGGCTGTTGAAACCGCCGGGCCGATCGATGCTCTGGTCAACAATGCCGGTGTCGGCATGCTGAACGTGCTGGAAGGCGCTGAGATGTCGAATGTCCGCGACCTCTTCGAGACAAATGTCTTCGGCGCGATCGCACTGACCAAAGCGGTCCTTCCGCAGATGCGGGTACGAGGTGCGGGCGTCATCGTGAATGTCAGTTCCAGCGTCACCATCAAGCCGCTGCCTGCACTATCCGTTTATAGCGCCAGTAAGGCGGCTTTGAACGCTTTCACCGAAAGCCTTGCCCTTGAGGCCGCGCTCTTCGGCGTGCGCACCCGGCTGGTGCTGCCCGGCTCGGCTCCGACGACCGCCTTCGGGAAGAATGCAGTGGCGCGCATGGGAATTGAGATCCCCCAGCCTTACAGCGCATTCGTTCACGACTATCTCACGGCCTTGCGGACGGGGACCGAGGTGACGACGCCGGAAGATGTGGCCCAGGCCGTCTGGCGTGCCGTAACGGAGCCGGACGCGCCGATGCGGAGCCCTGCCGGGGCGGATGCGCAGACCTGGTTCCGCGAGACAGGCCGTCCTGTGGCGTGA
- a CDS encoding alpha/beta hydrolase family protein, with the protein MNNLMNLARHIPTPDATLTVAYTPIRLPMEGRQPLELRLTAPATGSHLPIVLVSHGFGPSNYIPSKDGYAPLAQFWAERGFAVIQPTHASSRVGGLPAGAPGAPFFWRERVEELKAVIEQLVEVERQAPAVSGRLDHSRIAAAGHSFGGHTVGLLLGARVDGEDFSDPRISAGILLAAPGRGGKDMTEENAARFPFFDVDFSSLTTLSLVVCGDQDHPHFTPHGPEWHADAFQDGPGAEALLMLHEVGHGLGGIAGLDARETETEAPDVLEATKRLTLAWLQTALAIDERAWARACGALEGLAAPIGHVTRRTR; encoded by the coding sequence ATGAACAATCTGATGAATCTCGCCCGCCACATTCCCACGCCTGATGCCACTCTCACTGTGGCCTACACCCCAATCCGTTTGCCAATGGAAGGCCGCCAGCCGCTTGAACTGCGTCTAACCGCACCGGCAACAGGCAGCCACCTGCCCATCGTGCTCGTGTCGCACGGTTTCGGCCCCTCAAATTACATTCCATCGAAGGACGGCTACGCTCCATTGGCTCAGTTTTGGGCGGAACGAGGTTTCGCTGTCATTCAGCCAACGCATGCAAGCTCGCGCGTCGGCGGTTTGCCTGCAGGCGCACCTGGCGCGCCTTTCTTCTGGCGCGAGCGCGTGGAGGAGCTGAAGGCGGTCATCGAGCAATTGGTTGAGGTGGAACGTCAGGCGCCCGCTGTCTCCGGGCGGCTGGATCATTCCCGAATCGCGGCGGCCGGTCATTCCTTTGGCGGCCATACCGTTGGGCTTCTGTTGGGCGCGCGCGTGGACGGTGAGGATTTCTCCGATCCTCGAATTTCGGCGGGAATTCTGCTGGCTGCTCCTGGGCGCGGCGGAAAGGACATGACCGAGGAGAACGCAGCCCGGTTTCCCTTCTTCGATGTGGATTTTTCCAGTCTGACAACCCTCAGCCTTGTCGTCTGTGGTGATCAGGATCATCCGCATTTCACCCCGCACGGCCCCGAATGGCATGCGGATGCTTTTCAGGATGGACCGGGCGCGGAGGCACTGTTGATGTTGCACGAGGTTGGACACGGGCTTGGCGGGATTGCCGGCCTTGATGCGCGCGAGACCGAAACCGAGGCTCCGGATGTACTGGAAGCCACGAAACGTTTGACCCTCGCCTGGCTTCAGACGGCACTTGCAATCGATGAACGTGCGTGGGCTCGCGCGTGTGGCGCGCTTGAGGGTCTTGCAGCTCCGATTGGGCACGTCACCCGCCGTACACGCTAA
- a CDS encoding MBL fold metallo-hydrolase: MTTELFQVKFWGVRGSIPVSGPEFDRYGGNTSCIEIRCGKHRMIFDAGSGLREAGLSLLADGISDVDLFFSHCHYDHIIGLPFFKAIYYPSINVNIWSGHLDGKMSTREMVEQFISPPWFPVKTDICQATMNFRDFHPGQVLAPHEGIEIKTFMLNHPGGAIGYRIEWQGRSVALIYDIEHIPGAYDPVSLEMMKGADLVVYDCTYNEDEMQRFKGFGHSTWEHGTELAKIAGAKRFALFHHAPSRTDEQLAQMEAQAQAAFPDSFAARDNQIVVI, translated from the coding sequence ATGACGACAGAACTGTTTCAGGTAAAATTTTGGGGCGTCCGCGGCAGTATTCCCGTATCGGGCCCCGAGTTCGACCGCTACGGCGGTAACACGTCCTGCATCGAAATTCGCTGCGGAAAACATCGGATGATCTTCGACGCGGGCTCCGGCCTTCGCGAGGCGGGGCTGTCCTTGCTTGCCGACGGCATCAGCGACGTCGACCTGTTCTTCAGCCACTGCCATTACGACCACATCATCGGCCTGCCCTTCTTCAAGGCGATCTATTATCCCTCGATCAACGTCAACATCTGGTCCGGCCATCTCGACGGCAAGATGAGCACCCGGGAAATGGTCGAGCAGTTCATCAGCCCGCCCTGGTTTCCGGTCAAGACCGACATCTGCCAGGCGACGATGAACTTCCGCGATTTCCATCCCGGCCAGGTTCTTGCTCCCCATGAGGGCATCGAGATCAAAACCTTCATGCTCAACCATCCGGGTGGCGCCATCGGCTACCGCATCGAATGGCAGGGCCGTTCGGTCGCACTGATCTATGATATCGAGCATATTCCAGGCGCTTATGACCCGGTCTCGCTGGAGATGATGAAGGGTGCCGATCTCGTCGTTTACGACTGCACCTACAATGAAGACGAGATGCAGCGTTTCAAGGGTTTCGGCCATTCGACCTGGGAGCATGGCACCGAGCTTGCAAAGATAGCCGGCGCCAAACGCTTCGCCCTGTTCCACCACGCCCCCTCCCGCACCGACGAACAGCTGGCGCAGATGGAAGCGCAGGCGCAGGCCGCCTTCCCCGATTCCTTTGCCGCCCGCGACAATCAGATCGTGGTGATCTAG
- a CDS encoding GntR family transcriptional regulator, whose translation MLQPVVNETIAESSYRRIRADIIFGRLAPGQKLKLESLKEAYETSISTLREVLNRLSSEGLVVAEGQKGFEVSPVSVSDLKETAALRLLLEIHALEQSFMHGDVEWEAPLVSAHYKLARMEQVMASGDTSRAEDWKRYDWEFHQALIAACGSKLLMETHSVIFDRYLRYQMVALSYRGDVAANEHQQLLDAALRRDAETAKRVLVLHIQGGVEHALAKGTLK comes from the coding sequence ATGCTCCAGCCTGTTGTAAACGAGACCATTGCCGAGAGCAGCTACCGGCGCATTCGGGCCGACATCATTTTCGGGCGGCTGGCGCCCGGACAAAAATTGAAGCTGGAAAGCCTGAAGGAGGCCTACGAGACCAGCATCAGTACACTCCGAGAGGTGCTTAACCGGCTCTCTTCCGAAGGGCTTGTTGTTGCCGAGGGGCAAAAGGGTTTCGAGGTTTCTCCGGTATCGGTTTCCGACCTCAAGGAGACGGCGGCGCTCAGGCTTCTGCTGGAAATACATGCGCTGGAGCAGTCGTTCATGCATGGCGACGTGGAGTGGGAGGCGCCGCTGGTGTCGGCCCACTACAAATTGGCGCGGATGGAACAGGTGATGGCATCCGGCGACACCAGCAGGGCCGAGGACTGGAAGCGCTACGACTGGGAATTCCACCAGGCCTTGATAGCCGCCTGCGGATCGAAACTGCTGATGGAGACCCACTCGGTGATCTTCGACCGATATCTGCGCTATCAGATGGTCGCCTTGTCCTATCGGGGCGATGTCGCAGCCAATGAACACCAGCAGCTTCTGGATGCGGCCCTGCGACGGGATGCGGAGACGGCCAAGCGGGTGCTTGTGTTGCATATCCAAGGCGGGGTCGAACATGCACTGGCCAAAGGGACGCTGAAATAG
- a CDS encoding GntR family transcriptional regulator, whose translation MLKHVNDPAETVSDVVFRQIREDIISGILPPGAKIKLEQAKERYSIGISSLREILSRLTTENLVIAEGQRGFEVSPASRRELLELADLRIVLETHAIGLAFAAGNLEWEGRIVAAHHRLAAAERKLLAGDVSRTVDWVRYDWEFHQAIVSACNSATLMATLSSVFDRFLRYHMLAESFRGKPVVDDHRLLFELSIQRDVAGATEVVRRHVQSGVEHVLKSGRIL comes from the coding sequence ATGCTCAAGCACGTCAACGACCCGGCTGAAACAGTAAGCGATGTCGTCTTTCGGCAGATCCGCGAGGATATCATATCAGGGATATTGCCGCCGGGGGCCAAGATCAAACTGGAGCAGGCAAAGGAGCGCTACTCGATCGGCATTTCGTCGCTACGCGAAATTCTGAGCCGCCTGACCACGGAGAACCTCGTCATTGCCGAAGGGCAGCGTGGTTTTGAAGTCAGCCCTGCCTCGCGGCGGGAGCTGCTGGAGCTTGCCGACCTGAGGATCGTTCTTGAAACGCATGCGATCGGCCTTGCCTTTGCTGCGGGAAATCTCGAATGGGAGGGGCGGATCGTCGCTGCCCATCACCGGCTGGCTGCTGCCGAGCGCAAGTTGCTGGCAGGCGACGTCTCGCGCACGGTCGACTGGGTCCGGTACGATTGGGAGTTCCATCAGGCGATCGTCTCGGCCTGCAATTCAGCGACGCTGATGGCGACACTGTCGTCGGTGTTCGACCGCTTCCTTCGTTACCATATGCTGGCCGAAAGCTTTCGCGGAAAGCCTGTTGTCGATGACCACCGGCTGTTGTTCGAACTGTCCATTCAACGTGACGTCGCTGGCGCGACCGAGGTGGTCAGACGGCACGTTCAAAGCGGCGTAGAGCATGTGCTGAAGAGCGGCCGCATTCTCTGA